CCAACACCCGTGGAGGTAAAGAGTACCTTCCTTCCAGGATACGGTCCCAGCTACTCCATTGGGCGCATGACAGCCCAGCCACAGGCCACCCTGGGGCTCGACGGTGCGGGGCTCTGCTCAAGAAGACATTGTGGTGGCCCTCTCTTTGGGAGGACATGCAGGAATTTGTGGAGGAGTGCAAGATATATGCCCAGTCCAGAACCCCGAACCAGAAACTGGCAGGGCTGTTGGAGCTCCTTCCGGTTCCAGCCAGGCCGTGGTCTCATCTAGCGGTAGACTTTCTAACAGACCTACCACCCTCAGAAGATAACAGAGTAATCCTCATGGTATTAGACAGGTTCTCTAAGTCACATCGTCTGCTTCCTTTGTCCCAACTCCCCACTGCCCTGGCCATGGCTGAGCTTCTGTTTCAGCATGTCTTCCAGATCTTCAGGTTACCCAAGGACATTGTCTCTGACAGGGGAATCTAATTCATGTCCAGGGTATGGAGGGCGTTCTGGCAGAAGTTCAAAGTGTCCGTGAGCCTCACTTCAGGGTACCATCCCCAGGCCAATGGACGTGGAGCATCTGAATCAAGACCTTAGCCACTTCCTTAGGAGCTACTGTAGGAAGGACCAAGACCAGTGGTCGTGCTTCCTGCCATGGGCTGAATATGCCCATAATTCCCTGTCCCATTCCTCCACAGGCCTGTCCTCTTTCCGGTGTGTCCTTGGTTACCAGCCTCCCTTGTTCCTCTGGCACCCCGCATCCTCAGAGGTCCCAGCTGTGGATTCCTGCTACCTGCAGAGTGAGACCGTCTGGAGGGCAGTGAGGGAGCACCTCCATCAAAGCTTCCACTGGTATAAAGAACAAGTGGACTGACAGCGCTGCACCTTGTTCTTCCAGCCGGGGCAACAAGTGTGGTTGTCCACCAGATACATTCGCCTGAAATTACCCTCCAAGAAGCTGAGCTCCCAGTTTATCGACCCCTATAAAATCCTTCAGAGAATCACCGGTTACAGTTGCCACCACACTTGCACATCAACCCCACGTTTCACGTCTCCCTTCTCAAGCCCTACAGTACTTCCATGCTCCAAGCCACCCAGGGTGAACCAACACCTCCTCCACCGGACGTGGATGGGGATGAGGTCTACACTGTTTGCGCCCTCCTCGATTCCAAGCACCGACATGGGGGGCTCTACTACCTAATGGAATGGGAGGGGTATGGTCCAGAGGAACGCAGCTGGGTGCCAGCCCACAACATGCTCGATCCGTCGCTCATTGCCAAGTACCACCGAGAACATCCGGACAAGCCGGTGCCTCGTCCCCGGGGCCACCCTCCTTTCAGGTGCAGCAGGACAGCTGGAGCCACTCGTAGGGAAGTGGTACTGTCACGTtcatgcccacaactcaatcgacaGCACTTGACTCTAGTCTAGCACCTGAGTAATTGCTTACCCTTTAAAAgctcctcctcagctcccattgcagaatctcatcagagacaaccgccctccttcgtgaagtccagttcacacacaacccttgttctcagttctcagcctccggttttcgaccctttgctttgtttccggaccacatccacggatcttcgttccaATGCCAACTGtcaatcgaccgacccttcgcttcgtcccctgaccacacCCATGGATCCACACTCTGACTCTGACTACTGATCGACTGACCCTTCCCATGTCCCTGAAattgagaacttgcctgatcccttgaatGCAGACGAACGACTctgtacttgggtccagctgtcctGGTTCCCTCGGTTCCGTGTGACACACTTGTCTTTCTCCTTAACAGTTTATTATAACacattcactttgttttcttaatttttcctccacttcttacgatttaaaataaatttccagTTTTACAGGAGGGCCaacaacatttttgttaaacatgtaaaaaactTCACTGGAGTGTCTCTGTGTTCTTCCAGACAGTGATGTTAGGCTGGTGAACAGTGACAGTCCCTGTGCTGGGAGAGTGGAGGTTTTTCATCAAGGACAGTGGGGAACTGTGTGTGATGATGGCTGGCATATGGAGgatgctgcagtggtgtgtagACAGCTGGGTTGTGGAGATGCTGTAGAAGCACCACTTCATGCTCACTTTGGACCAGGAACTGGGAACATCTGGATGGATAAAGTTTCCTGCATGGGGTCAGAATCCACTCTGATGGACTGTAGACATGGAGGATGGGGTGTACACAGCTGTGGTCATAGTGAAGATGCTGGAGCCATCTGCTCAGGTAGGATTTCAAAATCTTCCGATGCTTATCCATGCTTTCTCTCCATCTGGTAGAAGTCACAAGTTTATTTGTACACCTATTGGATCACCAGTGCATTTTACAAGTAAGCTTGTTAAAGAGTGCCATGTGTAAAGTCAGAACATACAGCGTAAACGTGTCCCTTTGCAGAGCCCTAAATATATACTTTCATTGACCAGATAAAcgagggggggggcggtggcgcagtggcgtggtgggttggaccgcagtcctgctctccggtgggtctggggttcgagtcccatttggggtgccttgtgacggactggcgtcccgtcctgggtgtgtcccttccctctccggccttacgccctgtgttaccgggtaggctccggttccccgtgaccccgtatgggacaagcggttctgaaaatgtgtgtgtgtgtgtgtgtgtgtgtgtgtgtgtgaccagaTAAACAAGAATCCTTCAGTCTTGTGGATAATGGAATAATCCTCTTTTGCAAGACTTAAAGAATCAAAAGAAagaatttaaattgtttcttcATGCAACACTACAATAACACAAACTTAAAAACtaaatgtattataatgtaTTGAACAAACTATCAGTCTTTGATTGTTGATGATAATTTACCCTTGTCCTCAATCCCAGCTCACAGAGCAGTCCGACTGGTACAGGGTACACACCTGTGTTCCGGGAGAGTGGAGGTGGAGCACCGGGGGACCTGgcacacagtgtgtgatgctgactttGACCTGCAGGATGCAGAGGTTGTGTGTcggcagctgggctgtgggatcCCTGCGAAGGTGTTGGGAGGGTCTGCCTTTGGGACGGGGGTCCATCAGATGTGGACAGAGAGGATTCAGTGTAGAGGAAATGAGTCACATGTTTCATTCTGTCCAAAATCACCCACAAGAAAACCCTGCTCACATGGTAACAATGTGGGACTTCAATGTTCTGGTAAGATTTTCACAATTCAAAGattctgaaatttaaataatttctggcAAGTTGATTAGAAATGTATAGTTTTGCACATACATGTGGATTCCGATTTCGCCAAATTTCCTATGTAAGGATGGTTAAAACAAATGTTCTATTAAAATACAACTTTTTCCAGTATTCATTGTAAACTTTAAACCAGATTAATTTCAAAAGTAAcggttttatttatgtaatcaGTCTTTTACATTCCCAGAAACAGATGacaatctttttattttatatttgtgtctCTATTAACACAGTCCatgattaatatttaatcacattaatcaaatttaatttaatttccacttcataaaaaacagaaaaggtaTTGGTATTATtagatttatttaatgaaacttacattaacttttttcttcaattaCTTGTAATGTCTGTCATCTATACAGGGTACGTAAAAGGCAGACTGGTGGGCGGCTCAGACCGCTGCTCTGGGAGGGTGCAATTACAGTACCTCACTgagtggggcacagtgtgtgatgcatcctgggatctgagagcagccaatgtcctctgtcagcagctgggctgtgggagagctgtggcagtgccaggacaggcctggtttggaaaGGGCAGCGGCCCCATCTGGGCTGATATGTTTGAGTgtcaggggaaggagacacacttGTCCCAGTGTACTGTTTCTTCATGGAACCGAGTTGCGTGCTCGCATGGAAATGATGCAGGAGTCATCTGTACTGGTGAGGAGTGCTGTACTCATCACTCTACTGTAGGAGAGGAGTCTCAGTCACATGCCTGCATAGATACAATCTTCTGTAGATCAGCTCTGTTGGCTCTAATATATGAATGAGCTACTGGTGCTGTAAGATCCCTGTAAGAGATGCTGATGTTTCTGCAGGATCATCTCTCTCAACCCTCAATGGGATGGTCCGACTGTCTGGAGAAAGTGCCTGCGAGGGCCAGCTGGAGGTTCACCACCAGCACATGTGGAGCAGAGTTCTCATGGACGCCTGGAGCTTCAGGGAGGCCtctgtggtctgcagacagctgggctgtggttctGCAGTGAGGATCTACAGCTCCTCCCTGTCTGGGACAGAGGAAactgatgtgtgtctcacagggtatcagtgctctgggactgagtCTCACCTGGTCAACTGTAGTGCTCCACATACATTCATCTGCAGCTCCAACCCACATGTTTCcatagtgtgttccagtgagtaCTAATCACtctttattaaacacatttgtgATGAATATTGTGCAGATATGGATAGATTACACtaattattttatgttaataCTGTTGTACAAAACATTGTGTCTTCTGTCCTGTGTACCTTCTGCCAGGACACAGGTCCCTGAAACTGGTGGGTGATGGGGGTGGCTGTGCAGGGAGGTTGGAGGTGTTCCAccagggctcctgggggacagtgtgtgatgaTTCCTGGGACCTGAAAGATGCTcaggtggtctgcagacagctccAGTGCGGGGCAGCTATCACCGACCCAGTGCCAACTTTCTTAGGTTCAGGAACTGGACCCATCTGGTTGGATGAGGTGGGCTGCAAGGGGCATGAAATGTCCCTCTGGGACTGTCCTTCAGTACAGTGGGGACAGCATGACTGTCGACACAGAGATGATGTGCAAGTTGTATGTTCAGGTATGAACTAAACAGGAGAGGACATCTGCAAAAACTACTTTTCAGAGCTGAGGGGAAGTGAGAAATATAGCTGCTAATCTGCCAGTATTGTGTTAAATTTACTGAATCTAATCCACAGACTTGTCCCAAAACTGTAGACTTCACCTGTTTGGTTTTCAGATATAAATTAAGTGCTGCTtttttgttctccttgtgtttaaAATACTTCCCTTTATTTCTGCAGAGTACAAAGACCTGAGACTGGCTGAAGGTTGCACTGGTCAGTTGGAGGTTTACTACAATGGCACCtggggaaatgtgtgttttaatcaaatggacacaaacacagcaagtcTAATATGTCAACAGCTTAACTGTGGGAAGAGTGGAACTGTTTCTAGTACAAGATCTCGACTGAAAGGAGCTCCAAACTGGCTGGATACTGTCAAATGTCGCCCACATGACTCCacactgtggcagtgtccaTCCTCTCCCTGGGGACAGAACAAATGTGATGAACATGAAGTGGCCCTTATTACCTGTGAACGTGCATGACCTTAAATTCATTACTATTGTCTTTGTATAGGAAttgcttttattgcttttttatatttacttttattcatttagcagacacatatGTTGGAAGTTCTAAAGTTAAGCTGTAGAATGTAACTCCTCCAGCATTTCTTGTAGCGTTTCAGGATTAAACTGTGTCTTAATGGTTGGGTTCTGTTAGTTATTTGTAGACCAAAACAAATGAGATTATGATTTTGGGCATTTTCAAAACAACCTAATAAGGTACTGCCACAGTGATCTcaaatttactttgttttctatAGAAAATACAGCATTATATACTTGCAAGCACAGAATATTATGGGATAAATGAGATAAAGTATTCTTGTCTGGGACAGGTAAGTAAAGTGTGTAGCAGTATAACAGAATCCTAATAAACCTTGACAGGAGGTAATAAGATGTAGAAATATGGTGTATAGATAGAAGTGCTCAAAACTGATTCTTTTAGTGGCAATGCTTATGATATGTGGTGTTCAGTCTTGCCAGGTTACTGGAGAACCTGGTGATTGACTGGTTCAGGACAATAAATAAAGAGGTTAAAGGCTGTACAGAAACAACAAGGAGATCCATTTTGTTCAAGTCTGAAGGCTGAATACATCTGTTCAAGAGCCTATGTTGGATAAGTGTCAGCATTGGTAAGCATCTGAACATTCTTGTGTTTTGGGGAGGAAGTGATTAAAGGGAGATGGTCTGCATACAAGAATTAAGcagcactgaaaacatttttcagcagaCAAGAGAGTAGGTAAAGAGCCACTGGAAGTGATGAGCAGAGATGAGAAGCCCAAAAGGGACCAAGGCTAAGAGAGTTGgtttaataaagaataaaggaaaGGTATATTGTCAAGTAGACAGATGGTCAGTTTTTCCAGGACTGCTCCAGAAAGGCATCAACTGAAATCTGACCCGACAAACTTAAACTTGTAGATATATTCTGTAGATGTTATTCTGATTGGGGTCATAAGAATAACTGAACCCTGTAGGTGGGGAAATAGAAAAGTCAGAGGAAGTACTGTCTTTGGGAAAATGGTCTGCAGGTCACTTGTGTACTAACATGACAGTGGTTCTCCTGCCCTGTAGGCATAGCTGTCCCATCCATGACTGCTTTCATTGTACAGTTGTTGGCTTTAGGACTGGACAATAAACTGCTGTTCCACAGTATGAACATGTGACGGGGTGATATTAAATGCTGAGAATGGTCAGGTTTAGCTCATACATATCTCACTTGCTCTtggataaatcactgtgatTTATTTGATGGTTTTGCCATGTCACTCTACATGTAGAGAGTGCACTGAACTGCACTACTGTTGAACACAACACTTAGATGAACAGATTTTGTTGGGAGGaacagtacccttgagaacatttacattatgtgaGTAGGACAAGGCCAGTGGGCGGAGTGTGTATTGATTTTGTTTGTCACCAGATAGTGAAGGTTCTACATGTTGACAGGTCAGCAGAGTTGACGGATCATTTCATTAGATGTGGCGAAGTGTTCCCCACCACAAGGTTACTGCTGTTATTCAATGTTGTTTGTGCAGTGTGTTGTCCATCTTTCACTTCCAGCAATGATTAATTCGGGTCAAGGgaggaattttaaaaacagacacattaaGAACGTGTAAGTATCAGACATTAAGAAGATTAACTATGTTCCATTTATGCTGATAAGTGTTCATAAATATCATataagaaagaaataacacaCGGCCTTTCACTTGTTGCTCATAtgtatttgtctgttttcttaAACCTCTCTGAAATCAACACACTTTTACCTGTCTTGACAGCAccgctggaaaaaaaaatatgaaatgagtcagtcaaaattattttctcgTACTGTCTGACAGTTTCATTAATTTATACACTATCTGCTTGTAACTCTACTTGTCCAAGCGTGAGATGGACACGGACCTATTGTACTGTAACATCCGGACGTGAGATGGACACGGACCCATTTTACTGTGACGTCCGGACGAAAAATAGACACGGACCTATTGTACTGTAACGTCCAGAAGTCAGATGGACACGGACCCATTTTACCGTAACGTCCGGACTTGAGATGGACACGGACCTATTTTACTGTAACGTCCGGACGTGAAATGGGACACGAACCTATTGTACTGTAACGTCCGGAAGTCAGATGGACACGGACccattttactgtaacatccGGACACAGACGTAAAGTACAATAACCAGGCTCAATAGCAGAGAGTACAAACAAGTGTACAGTGCGAATTAAGACATGAAGTGCGAGGGTGAAATGTAAACTCAGAACAACGAGACACACTGAGTGTTCTGACTGCAGTGAAAGTGAAATGAGCTTGCGTGCGCGAGACTAACGAGATGTGGACGGGTCGGGAACGCAGGActcggggaggggaggggagggggggacaggACACTGTGACTGAGTCGTGACGTGTCGCTCGCTAGAGGAATCGCAAGAGAGTAGTAAATACTTGATTCTCCTTgttcaaggaacttaccctaaaaaagcaaaaattacttTGCCCTATAAATCATGGGTAAAAAATAAGTAGTTTGACATTTTGTAAGACTCTTGTTGAAGAAAGTGACACGTACGGTACAGCAATTAATAACagtacaaatgcattttttgtagcTATTTTTTGCTATTTCTTCCGAATTGTGGGTTGTGATTGCTTGTCAGTGTGACGGGAACTAGGAATTACAGTAACTATGTGCAGTAACTAGTTTTATGATGGAACAAACAGCGTCCGTGTGCTTTGTACAGTCACAACACACAGGTACAGAAAGAAACGATTGCAGCTGAGCTCTCAGGGTAACTTGAGCACAGATCTTGACCAATATTTTGCGACTCGTACAACagacaagtaaaaaaaaacactacagctgcttatgaaaatatgtacgCTTGTCATACAGCCTCTTCATTCTGTACAATGCCATCGCGTTTAACCTGCCTGGTATTTTTTCCACCGCCCACTATGTTTGCTCAAATACCGATAAGACTCGTCAATCTATTTAAACAGCGAGTCCATCTGAGCCCAACATCCCTGTTGCTTCATATGACAATGTACTCTGGCTGAGTGTTTAAGTTAACTGTTCAccttaaataaagtgtttttgtgttttgtaactGGGCAAAATGCAGTTGTATTGAATTGTAGCATGTAGCAAGTTGTTgtagcattgttttttttgtatgggACCCTGTTACATAAGGGCAAAgtccattaaaatggaaagagCAACAACGAGAAATTCAAATCTTTCAAATATCTTTATGTGTTGTCCAAAGTTGTAATTTCTTGTTGTCAAATGAGCACGTCATCCCTCCACATAGACATCCCCTCACTAAGTTATTTTTCCACCCAACTGAACACCAGCTGCCAAAATATATAGCAGAAATTATCTTCTCGTTTTTCTGACATGCGATGAAGTTACTGCAGTTTGTTGAGAAaagctcattttcatttaaatgtatctgCAGTACCTGTGTGTGTCCACAAGAGGGCGGCAAGTAACTGCAACCTGCTGCCAGTTTTGAACACTATCGTCCAATGCAGTCGGATCTTTTTCTTATTAAACTTGCAGTACAAGTAgttacagtgtgttttttttttttttttagaaacgaCTCTAACGTGTTTAGTTAGCTGCAGTTATCAGTTTTGGCCACAAAGTGGcagctatttttttccataaacttTTAGGTCATTTTTATAAATACCAAGTTCCCTGGGCCTCACTTTTATATCCACATCCACGGATCATTAGAAAAGaatgcaaaggaaaaacacTCAAGAACAAGTTAGAAAATAATATGGGGGAAAGAAACCCATAAATGAAAAGAGGATGTTCCATTTACTGGTGCAAattccaaaaatgtatttctgctttgGCATGGGTGTTAGAATAATCTTTATGCAACactattttttaaactgaaatgtaactCAAGAGGAGCAATGTTAATGttgatttataataataataataataataataataataataacaggacaatagttccagtgtcagtcctGAGTACTGAgaagtctgatggcttggggaagaaactgttacaaaGCCCAGCACTGAGGCCCGAATGCTTCAGTACCTTTTGCCAGGCGGCaagagggtgaagagtttgtgcgAGGGGTGCGTGGCGTCATTCGTAATGCTGGTCACTTTACGGCTGCAACctgtggtgtaaatgtccatgatggagggaagagagaccccaatgatcttctcagctgtcctcactatccgcTGCAAGGTCTTGCCATCTGAGACACATCACAGAGCAAGTAGCCACATTCTAAACACTGGTCTTGTCTTCAAAAAAGCAACCTctgctttattcatttaattatatttcattaaatttaccCATGGTAATGAAATGATCTCATTTAAATCTGCTGCCAGAAGGAAAGTCGCTGCAGgttaaaaatatctttaattGCAGTATTCATTCACAGAAACCTCTGATGCCAAACTTTAGCACATTTCCTGCTGTTTCTTCATGAAGGAAAAATTATCCTGCAACTCTTTCGGTTCTTTGCAGAATCCGTTTAGGCCGCACAGTGCCAACTGTTTGTTTACCTCTGAATTTCCCAAAGACTTCTGGGTAACttccaaatatatattttccatgCCCCAATTACTTTACGCCCACACGCATGACTAAAGGATTAGAAactaataaaaagtgaaaacttcGAGAAAGAAATGCCATGGTGAAACAACAGGAAAGAAATCTCCCATGAGCAAAGAGAACGTGTCGCTCTTACTGGCAGCAACACGGAAGGTGAAATTCTTTCAGAGGTCTATTTTGTACAGTCTGGTATCTATGGAAAACTGAAGACCCAGCAGGGACTAGTTGtgagaagagagaagagagaagagaagagtcTCCCCCTAGAGGCCAAAGCTGGGAATAGCAGCCACGGGAGTGACGTGTTACCGCGTTGCTGCCTGCGCTGTATTCTTTTCTGCTCTCGTAACGGAACATCTACACAAGACCCTTATGTAGTATTTCATGGTGCAGGACACATACTTGTCATTATAGCTTCTGCATGGTTCCAGTCTCAGCTcaatgtcatttaaatgttttaagtgtTATAGGTATTATGTCACTGAAAAAAGtgggaaaagatttttttcttttaataaactaAACCTTAAATCGagtgatgtttgtttttcagacttGCTGCTAAAAGTGAagtcccagtctgcagccaccAGCTCTTCCATCATCAGAAATTAGAAAAGAGCTCTCCACTCCAGACCCCGGAATTCCGCGTGCGAGATAAAAGTGTCACTGCAGAGGTGCACGTAAGTCTCCCTTAAGTAACCGCACTATATGGCGAAAAGGGGAGTTTCCCGCTGTCGCACTGGGTCGCAGGACACAGGACTCAGACACAGCTGCTGGTTGCCTGACAATTTGACACTCACTGCATTAGAGGGTAACTTGATCGTCTCTGTTTGCTGCCATCTGGTGGATGAAAATAGTTACTGCAGTTTGGTTGGAAAAGGCAATTTTTAATTTGGATATAACTGCAGTACCTGCGTGTGTCCACAAGAGGGCGGAAAGTAAACGCGAACGGCTGCCACTGTAGGGAGCGCtatagaggtgtgtgtgtgtgtgtgtgtgtgtgtgtgtgtgtagttgtgcGCTGCATATTTTGGcgagtaatttaaaaaaaagtgaaacagcaTCCTCCCGTACGTGAACATCATTTTAACCTCTGTAAGTCACTGATTGTTGGAAACTCTATTTAAAACTAAGTTTGAGGTTTAGCAGAAAGGGGCTCTCAGATCACTTAGACTTCATTGAAGAACATCTCACATTGTTTAACTGAGGGGTTTGTTACTAACCAATCAATGTAACATTATAGCGATtgaaagaaaatatacaaaaattaataatttagttctaatattttttaaaatagttttggaACAGAGCAGAGAGTGAGAATGTTGCATCAATGTCCTGCAACGGTTCCCATGCAATTCTGCAAAGGAACAGTAGCCAGAACCTTACTGACTGCTGGAAACCATGAAGAGATTAAACCATGTGGGCTGATATATAAATAGAAAGATAAACATGTATGTCATTACCGTGAGCCATGTTAACATCAGCGATCCAAGCTACCTCACCTGCAAACACAGGTAGTGTTTCCTGATAGTGAGAAAGATATTGAGGTTTTGCACCTTCTGGATCATTTCCCAGTGTGTCCTTTCTGGAGTAAAATTAGAATGACACATCATATTGAAATTAAGGACAGAAACCAtaaaagctacataaatgaTGAATGGATCATGTGTCTAGTACCAGCAGTTCAGTACAATAAATCAGAATATGAGCGTATTGTGTAGTTTATCAGGTGCTTTTATTTG
Above is a genomic segment from Scleropages formosus chromosome 5, fSclFor1.1, whole genome shotgun sequence containing:
- the LOC108931123 gene encoding deleted in malignant brain tumors 1 protein-like, which gives rise to MKMESCLFILLVSSLLMSTTANSDVRLVNSDSPCAGRVEVFHQGQWGTVCDDGWHMEDAAVVCRQLGCGDAVEAPLHAHFGPGTGNIWMDKVSCMGSESTLMDCRHGGWGVHSCGHSEDAGAICSAHRAVRLVQGTHLCSGRVEVEHRGTWHTVCDADFDLQDAEVVCRQLGCGIPAKVLGGSAFGTGVHQMWTERIQCRGNESHVSFCPKSPTRKPCSHGNNVGLQCSGYVKGRLVGGSDRCSGRVQLQYLTEWGTVCDASWDLRAANVLCQQLGCGRAVAVPGQAWFGKGSGPIWADMFECQGKETHLSQCTVSSWNRVACSHGNDAGVICTGSSLSTLNGMVRLSGESACEGQLEVHHQHMWSRVLMDAWSFREASVVCRQLGCGSAVRIYSSSLSGTEETDVCLTGYQCSGTESHLVNCSAPHTFICSSNPHVSIVCSRHRSLKLVGDGGGCAGRLEVFHQGSWGTVCDDSWDLKDAQVVCRQLQCGAAITDPVPTFLGSGTGPIWLDEVGCKGHEMSLWDCPSVQWGQHDCRHRDDVQVVCSEYKDLRLAEGCTGQLEVYYNGTWGNVCFNQMDTNTASLICQQLNCGKSGTVSSTRSRLKGAPNWLDTVKCRPHDSTLWQCPSSPWGQNKCDEHEVALITCERA